The DNA sequence GCTAGCGTTATTGGGGAGCGCGGGTCATGGCGGCCCTCGCCGCCCAAGGGGTGATTTACTTGCCTGGCAGGAGATTCATGCTAGCGGCAATAATGAAGAGTTAAATCGCGTGATGCGCGAAAACTTGTTTCAGCAAATGTTAAGTTCCTACGACAGAATTGACCCTTTAGCCGTTCGCATTCACCGAGATGCATGCGTAGCTACGCGCTTTAGAAGCAAACCCATTGCTAGACCAGGTGGTTTGGCGGAGCAGCTGGAGATATATGTTGGCCCAACTTTATTAATTTGGGGTGAGCATGACATTACCTGCACCCCGGAATATTTACTTGAAAAATTGGTACATGGCAAACCTAATCGAACTGCAGAAATCATTCTTGATGCAGGTCATTGGGTGCAGTATGAAAAAGCTGATCAAATCAATCAATCATTAATTGCGTGGTTCAAATAAGTAAGGACATGAATACTAAAGTCACTTCTCATCTCGAGTCAGGTGTCATGGTCATCACCGTGAACAATCCGCCAATCAACGCGGGATCTATAGAAGTACGCCAAGGTCTATTGGATGCCATTACTC is a window from the Polynucleobacter sp. MWH-Aus1W21 genome containing:
- a CDS encoding alpha/beta fold hydrolase, encoding MQLEQIKTVHQVPYRDGHVSWHEFGSANLDSIPLVLLHGGHGSWEHWRKNIEGLAEHFHIYVPDMPGFGDSSFFDSQFQVGMIDPMIATINTLIGANEKIDIAGFSFGGFVAAHIANQRAGVRKLALLGSAGHGGPRRPRGDLLAWQEIHASGNNEELNRVMRENLFQQMLSSYDRIDPLAVRIHRDACVATRFRSKPIARPGGLAEQLEIYVGPTLLIWGEHDITCTPEYLLEKLVHGKPNRTAEIILDAGHWVQYEKADQINQSLIAWFK